From Desulfuromonas sp. KJ2020, one genomic window encodes:
- a CDS encoding DoxX family protein: MKNFELLLDHWSPRLLSVLRIITGFLFIPHGTQKLFGMPGGKEAAELFSLMGFAGILEFFGGILILLGLFTRSTAFILSGQMAFAYFMVHAPEGFLPIINKGELAVLYCFIFLYLFVVGGGPWSLDELRRKRL; encoded by the coding sequence ATGAAAAACTTCGAACTACTTCTGGATCATTGGTCGCCTCGACTGTTGAGTGTGTTGCGGATTATCACCGGTTTCCTGTTTATCCCCCACGGCACGCAGAAGCTTTTTGGGATGCCAGGCGGTAAGGAGGCGGCTGAACTCTTTTCCCTGATGGGCTTCGCCGGCATCCTCGAATTTTTCGGCGGCATTTTGATTTTGCTCGGGCTGTTTACCCGCTCGACCGCCTTTATCCTGTCAGGGCAGATGGCATTTGCCTACTTCATGGTTCACGCCCCGGAAGGCTTTTTACCGATTATCAACAAGGGCGAACTGGCCGTCCTCTACTGTTTTATTTTTCTCTATTTGTTTGTCGTCGGCGGCGGGCCGTGGAGCCTCGATGAGCTAAGGCGTAAACGGCTCTGA
- a CDS encoding GNAT family N-acetyltransferase, with protein MDGKTIVHCTFERHAEPILDIFNDAILNSTALFDYKPRTSESMVAWFDAKRAGGFPVIGVEDSEGRLLAFGSYGTFRAWPAYKYTVEHSVYVHKDHRKKGLGRDVMCELIATARQKDVHAMIGGIEATNTGSIVLHEKIGFKHVGTLPQVGFKFSRWLDLAFYQLLLESPARPVED; from the coding sequence ATGGACGGGAAAACCATCGTGCATTGTACCTTCGAGCGGCATGCTGAACCGATTCTTGACATTTTTAATGACGCCATTCTGAACTCCACGGCACTCTTCGACTACAAACCTCGGACATCCGAGAGTATGGTTGCTTGGTTCGACGCCAAACGGGCCGGTGGTTTTCCGGTCATTGGCGTTGAAGACAGCGAGGGACGACTTTTAGCCTTCGGGAGCTATGGTACGTTTCGGGCATGGCCCGCCTACAAATACACCGTGGAGCATTCTGTTTATGTGCACAAGGATCATCGAAAAAAAGGACTTGGACGCGATGTCATGTGCGAACTGATCGCAACCGCCAGGCAGAAGGATGTCCATGCGATGATCGGCGGCATTGAGGCGACAAACACGGGAAGCATTGTGCTTCATGAAAAAATCGGCTTCAAGCATGTCGGCACCCTGCCGCAGGTTGGCTTCAAGTTCAGCCGGTGGCTTGATCTGGCTTTCTATCAGTTGCTCCTGGAATCGCCAGCCCGCCCGGTCGAAGACTGA
- a CDS encoding hotdog domain-containing protein, giving the protein MSRPNDTSFYRTLPLASDLALRRGFMVVNEPLLGNFRFGRLLEVLDKVAEETALQYVCQFYPEARVVTAAIDEILIKHAADVARDLVIKARINHVGRTSMEVGIRVEHPGDPEVHIASCFFTMVARIGVGSQSESVTIPPLEYADDLEKQRYANAIASREAYRTAQSVAQEPPTREEYDLLNRLHRAQEEPNFNGLVASQLVADSWERMYPEQENVPTTIFGGYLVRRAYELSSICAELVAPNRPVIVAVNRINFFHPVRLGDKLHFTTRVVYTGKTSVSVEANIQRISRDRTSQALSNSCLFTFVNVNKDLTPQPVPTIYPTTYSEDARYLQAFRRSKGLGRHQH; this is encoded by the coding sequence ATGTCCCGGCCTAACGACACGTCTTTTTACCGAACTCTCCCCTTGGCCAGTGATCTCGCCCTGCGCCGTGGTTTCATGGTCGTAAATGAACCCTTGCTCGGCAACTTTCGTTTCGGTCGTCTGTTGGAGGTCCTTGACAAAGTCGCGGAAGAAACGGCGCTCCAATACGTTTGCCAATTCTATCCCGAAGCCCGCGTGGTGACGGCCGCTATTGACGAAATTCTGATCAAGCATGCCGCCGATGTTGCCCGTGATCTCGTTATAAAGGCCCGGATCAATCATGTCGGTCGCACGTCAATGGAAGTCGGCATCCGGGTCGAACATCCAGGCGACCCGGAGGTCCATATTGCCTCCTGTTTTTTCACCATGGTGGCCAGGATCGGTGTCGGTAGTCAGTCGGAGAGCGTCACAATACCGCCGCTTGAGTACGCCGATGACCTGGAAAAACAGCGCTATGCGAATGCCATTGCCAGTCGCGAGGCTTACCGGACAGCGCAGAGCGTGGCGCAGGAGCCCCCCACGCGGGAAGAATATGACCTGTTGAATCGTTTGCATCGCGCCCAAGAGGAGCCGAACTTCAATGGCCTGGTCGCCAGTCAGCTGGTGGCCGATTCCTGGGAGCGCATGTACCCAGAGCAGGAGAATGTTCCCACCACGATTTTCGGTGGTTACCTGGTCCGACGAGCTTATGAACTCTCGTCGATCTGCGCGGAACTGGTGGCTCCCAACCGACCGGTCATTGTGGCGGTGAACCGGATCAATTTCTTTCACCCCGTCCGTCTCGGGGACAAACTCCACTTCACCACCCGTGTGGTTTACACCGGAAAAACATCGGTGTCCGTCGAGGCAAACATCCAGAGAATAAGCCGCGACCGCACCAGTCAGGCGCTTTCCAACTCCTGCCTGTTTACTTTTGTGAACGTCAACAAAGACTTGACTCCCCAGCCAGTACCGACCATTTATCCCACCACCTACAGTGAGGACGCCCGCTATCTGCAAGCGTTTCGTCGAAGCAAGGGGTTGGGGCGACACCAGCATTAG
- a CDS encoding 4Fe-4S binding protein — protein sequence MAKRTNPRVHRGFFQRHRTLILIISLLLFLPPLALIFQVSTGDGDFCGRWCPRMFFTWREGMSLNAFLMGFARSFLGVLLVLVILAATFFFGRWWCSHLCPIGGATELGSRLVPNWLKINYSAIPAPPVRYGYLAAYLIAPAVGLGSLCCTYCNFAAVPRFFGALYTQADLVYFFRIYGIVNLVLLFLLGFLARGGRAYCNFLCPVGALDSLANRFGGRWGKRIRIDTHKCTGCGSCKPICPTWAIAMEGQGEHKKAVIDHHSCMPCGKCERICDEGAIRYGKKS from the coding sequence ATGGCGAAACGCACTAACCCCAGGGTTCACAGGGGCTTCTTCCAACGCCACCGCACCCTCATCCTAATCATCAGCCTGCTGCTCTTTCTTCCGCCCCTGGCCCTGATTTTCCAGGTCTCGACGGGGGATGGCGACTTCTGTGGGCGCTGGTGCCCGCGCATGTTCTTCACCTGGCGGGAGGGGATGAGTCTCAACGCCTTCCTGATGGGGTTTGCGCGCAGCTTCCTCGGCGTCCTCCTGGTTCTGGTTATCCTGGCCGCGACCTTCTTTTTCGGGCGCTGGTGGTGCAGCCACCTGTGTCCGATCGGAGGCGCCACCGAACTGGGCAGTCGGCTGGTCCCCAACTGGTTAAAGATCAATTATAGCGCCATCCCGGCGCCACCGGTGCGCTACGGCTACCTGGCAGCCTATCTCATCGCACCGGCAGTAGGGCTCGGTAGTCTTTGCTGCACCTACTGCAATTTCGCCGCGGTGCCACGGTTTTTTGGAGCCCTCTACACCCAGGCCGACCTGGTCTACTTTTTCCGGATCTACGGCATTGTCAACCTGGTGCTGCTCTTCCTGCTTGGGTTTCTCGCCCGAGGGGGCCGCGCCTACTGCAACTTTCTCTGCCCGGTAGGGGCCCTCGACTCACTAGCCAATCGCTTTGGCGGCAGGTGGGGCAAACGTATCCGCATCGACACGCACAAGTGTACCGGCTGCGGATCCTGCAAACCGATCTGCCCGACGTGGGCCATCGCCATGGAGGGCCAGGGAGAACACAAAAAGGCGGTCATCGATCACCACTCCTGCATGCCCTGCGGGAAGTGCGAGCGAATCTGCGACGAAGGGGCGATCCGTTATGGCAAAAAGAGCTGA
- a CDS encoding TonB-dependent receptor codes for MKKSLLILGALAALRAGTCPAQELPKPSTHDLEGVVVTATRTERQVDEVPAAVTVITGDEIKNSRMLGIKESLSGIAGVQSETKNDGYDSRLIIRGAGLKARYGVREIMVLLDGVPITDPDGLSRFDFVDTQLIERIDVLKGPNSTLYGANAAGGVVNIQTVNPYEEIRSFKLGYGSNNTTLSNLIFSKNFDDTSYLTLFGTRKSSDGWRAWNAFDSTQAGLKFGQQVNASTSVDVSLTYTAADLQLPGSLTREEFEENIRQRTSEPFRHNGRYSEIYFLSIKGNKEFTHALTYKPIFYYQNWNHLHPVPGVINDGGAQVYGTDQQLTLKHSLFGADATLVTGVTLQIDDSEGDKYAYRDYTTTTGDPLTGRITATLSDSKGAKIEEDADTVTKWGVYLQESLSLGKHWLVDAGVRFDQVLFDISADITQEYSWSTGNYVTPDDPHIDISETYNYVSPRIGAVFKLTDEVNLYGNISTGFQTPQSTEISTNPRLDPAVTVNYETGIKARTEGGDFLDLAVFYMTVSDEIIQTIAEGGVSTYSNAGKTEKKGIELTLHTRPMGGIQLGGTYTYSDFTFDAFSEPVTTRLPTVPPTFVTENISRDGNALPYIPENQYSLFAYWRHPSGLKARIDTNTWGSYYMDNANTEKYPGYEFLTNLMVGWEKGPWDIVFDIANIFDKRYAMEVTKDTTGKVSYRPGAPITAFGKVMYRF; via the coding sequence ATGAAAAAGTCATTGCTTATTCTGGGCGCCCTTGCGGCGCTCAGGGCCGGAACCTGTCCGGCCCAGGAACTCCCCAAGCCATCCACACACGACCTCGAGGGGGTCGTGGTCACGGCGACCCGCACCGAGCGCCAGGTTGATGAGGTGCCGGCGGCGGTCACCGTCATTACCGGTGATGAAATCAAAAACAGCCGTATGCTGGGCATCAAGGAGAGCCTGTCCGGCATCGCCGGCGTGCAATCGGAAACAAAGAACGACGGTTACGATTCCCGCCTTATTATTCGAGGGGCCGGCCTCAAGGCCCGCTATGGCGTGCGCGAAATCATGGTCCTGCTCGATGGCGTGCCAATCACCGATCCCGATGGGCTCTCACGCTTCGACTTCGTCGATACCCAGCTCATTGAACGCATTGACGTGCTCAAGGGCCCCAACTCAACTCTGTACGGCGCCAACGCCGCTGGCGGGGTAGTCAACATCCAGACCGTCAACCCATACGAGGAGATCCGCAGCTTTAAATTAGGCTACGGCAGCAACAATACGACCCTCAGTAACCTCATCTTCAGTAAGAATTTTGACGACACCTCCTACCTGACCCTTTTCGGCACCCGTAAGTCTTCGGACGGCTGGCGCGCCTGGAACGCCTTCGACTCTACCCAAGCTGGCCTCAAATTCGGTCAGCAGGTCAACGCCAGCACATCGGTCGACGTATCCTTGACCTATACCGCCGCCGATCTGCAGCTGCCCGGCAGCCTGACCAGGGAAGAGTTCGAGGAGAACATCCGCCAGCGTACCAGTGAACCCTTCCGCCACAATGGGCGCTATAGCGAGATCTATTTCCTGTCGATAAAAGGGAACAAAGAGTTCACTCATGCATTGACCTACAAGCCGATCTTCTATTACCAGAACTGGAATCACCTGCACCCGGTTCCAGGGGTAATCAATGACGGTGGCGCCCAGGTCTACGGCACCGACCAGCAGCTCACTCTCAAGCATTCCCTGTTTGGTGCGGACGCTACGCTGGTAACCGGCGTGACCCTGCAGATCGACGACTCCGAGGGGGACAAGTACGCCTATCGCGACTACACCACCACGACGGGCGACCCCCTGACCGGGCGCATCACCGCAACCCTCTCAGACAGCAAAGGCGCCAAGATCGAAGAGGATGCCGACACGGTGACCAAATGGGGCGTGTACCTGCAGGAGTCGCTTTCTCTAGGCAAACACTGGCTGGTGGACGCCGGGGTACGTTTCGACCAGGTTCTCTTCGATATTTCTGCCGACATCACCCAGGAATATTCCTGGAGCACCGGCAATTACGTGACTCCCGACGACCCGCACATCGACATCAGCGAGACCTACAACTACGTCAGCCCGCGCATCGGCGCGGTCTTCAAGCTGACCGACGAGGTGAACCTCTACGGCAACATCTCAACGGGCTTCCAGACGCCTCAATCCACCGAGATCTCCACCAACCCGCGTCTAGATCCGGCGGTAACCGTCAACTACGAAACGGGTATCAAAGCTCGCACCGAGGGGGGGGATTTTCTGGATCTCGCTGTGTTCTACATGACCGTGAGCGACGAAATCATCCAGACCATCGCCGAAGGGGGTGTGTCGACCTACAGCAACGCGGGTAAGACCGAGAAGAAAGGGATCGAGCTTACCCTGCACACCCGGCCGATGGGAGGAATACAGCTGGGCGGCACCTACACCTACAGCGACTTCACCTTTGACGCCTTCAGCGAGCCGGTGACCACACGTCTGCCCACCGTGCCGCCGACCTTTGTTACCGAGAATATCTCCCGCGACGGTAACGCCCTGCCCTACATTCCGGAAAACCAGTACAGTCTGTTCGCTTATTGGCGCCACCCCTCCGGCCTCAAGGCACGTATCGACACCAACACCTGGGGGTCCTATTACATGGACAACGCCAATACCGAGAAATATCCCGGCTACGAATTTCTCACCAACCTGATGGTCGGCTGGGAAAAGGGCCCCTGGGATATCGTCTTCGATATCGCCAACATCTTTGACAAACGCTACGCCATGGAGGTCACCAAAGACACCACGGGCAAGGTGTCCTACCGTCCCGGAGCCCCCATCACGGCTTTCGGCAAGGTTATGTACCGGTTCTAG
- a CDS encoding TIGR02266 family protein, producing MDETRSIEKKLASTPIPEPRIPAHLKVRFGVEGERALEDFSVNLSSGGMFLETQRLMPPNTPLRLEFDLPAPRCTIQCRGRVAWVNELRSEGRCNPHLPAGMGVQFVDLPLDDLALLREYIRGNRVLSDW from the coding sequence ATGGATGAAACGCGTTCCATCGAAAAGAAGCTAGCGTCTACGCCCATCCCTGAACCTCGTATCCCTGCCCATCTGAAGGTTCGTTTTGGCGTCGAAGGAGAGAGGGCTCTGGAGGACTTTTCCGTTAATCTGAGTTCGGGCGGGATGTTTCTCGAAACACAGCGCCTGATGCCCCCCAATACACCCCTTCGTTTGGAATTTGATCTGCCGGCACCGCGGTGCACCATTCAATGCCGGGGACGGGTCGCCTGGGTCAACGAACTGCGCTCTGAAGGGCGCTGCAATCCCCATCTTCCTGCCGGCATGGGGGTGCAGTTTGTCGACCTGCCGCTGGACGACCTGGCTCTGCTACGGGAGTATATCCGGGGCAACAGGGTGTTGTCCGACTGGTAG
- a CDS encoding diguanylate cyclase, translating to MHKPGFLHAKVTESAITSFFIYLLLVMVGFISAVYLGIFLTNKQTIEDGLLTQGRWISESIIFARNWNSRYGGVYVEKGPGVESNPYLANPDFQAVDGTIYTKKNPALMVREISEMVAKEGTFDFRITSLNPVNPGNVPDSLERAALAGFEYGEKEFFARERQGEEIYFRYIAPLVFESSCLECHSSGYEVGDVRGGISVRFNIGEVERALQRNLYFIVGLAILSFISLLGIIYRLVYGLRARLVEAEDRLHRLAVTDELTGLKNRRYLLERLRIELKNGLRYHKPLACIMFDLDHFKRVNDSYGHEIGDRVLKTVADVAELCRRESDTLSRFGGEEFMILLPETDASGAEVVAERLRKQIADNPIPLQDGRTLQITASFGVADLRRVEEGLSEAEKDLLLRVDHALYQAKAHGRNCVITQKGKA from the coding sequence ATGCATAAACCAGGCTTTTTACACGCCAAAGTGACGGAAAGCGCGATCACCTCGTTTTTTATTTACCTGCTTCTGGTGATGGTGGGGTTTATCTCAGCGGTTTATCTGGGTATTTTCCTCACCAACAAACAGACCATCGAAGACGGTCTTCTTACTCAAGGGCGCTGGATCTCTGAGAGCATCATTTTTGCACGAAACTGGAATTCACGATACGGGGGCGTTTATGTAGAAAAGGGACCGGGGGTCGAATCCAATCCGTATCTTGCCAACCCTGATTTTCAGGCCGTCGACGGCACCATCTACACCAAGAAAAATCCGGCGTTAATGGTTCGGGAAATTTCTGAAATGGTGGCCAAAGAGGGCACTTTTGATTTTCGTATAACCAGCCTAAACCCTGTCAACCCCGGCAATGTTCCGGATTCTCTGGAACGAGCGGCCCTGGCAGGTTTTGAGTATGGTGAAAAAGAGTTTTTTGCGCGGGAGCGCCAAGGGGAGGAAATCTATTTTCGCTATATAGCCCCCTTGGTTTTTGAATCTTCCTGCCTGGAATGCCACTCATCGGGATATGAGGTCGGCGATGTTCGGGGGGGGATCAGTGTCCGTTTCAATATTGGCGAGGTTGAACGGGCTTTACAGCGAAATCTTTATTTCATTGTTGGCTTGGCCATTTTGTCCTTCATCTCTCTGCTCGGTATTATCTACCGCCTGGTATATGGTTTGCGTGCTCGGCTGGTCGAGGCGGAAGACCGGTTGCATCGCCTGGCGGTGACCGATGAGTTGACCGGCCTGAAAAATCGCCGATACCTCCTGGAGCGGCTGCGTATTGAGCTGAAAAACGGTCTCCGTTACCATAAGCCCCTTGCCTGCATCATGTTCGATCTGGATCATTTCAAGCGCGTGAACGACTCGTATGGCCACGAGATAGGGGATCGCGTACTGAAGACTGTGGCGGATGTCGCCGAACTCTGCCGTCGGGAAAGTGATACCCTGAGCCGGTTTGGTGGTGAGGAATTCATGATTCTGTTACCGGAGACGGATGCAAGCGGGGCTGAAGTCGTCGCGGAGCGTCTTCGAAAGCAGATCGCGGATAACCCTATACCCTTGCAGGATGGTCGTACCTTGCAGATAACCGCCAGTTTTGGTGTAGCCGATCTGCGGCGAGTTGAAGAGGGGCTGAGCGAAGCGGAGAAGGATTTACTGCTGCGCGTGGATCATGCCCTCTATCAAGCCAAAGCCCATGGTCGCAACTGTGTGATAACACAAAAAGGCAAGGCCTAA
- a CDS encoding TraR/DksA family transcriptional regulator, translating into MREDLNLEDYRKLLEERLAAIRQARDEQRKEGDPVELDQTRVGRLSRMDAMQQQAMAQASARRIGQEIQRLHAALSRLQAGNYGYCVKCEEEIPAGRLQIDPATPVCIDCARAAEGK; encoded by the coding sequence ATGCGTGAAGACCTGAATCTGGAAGACTATCGTAAATTACTGGAAGAGCGACTGGCCGCCATACGGCAGGCCCGGGACGAACAACGCAAGGAAGGTGATCCGGTGGAGTTGGACCAGACCAGGGTCGGTCGCCTGTCGCGCATGGACGCCATGCAGCAGCAGGCCATGGCCCAGGCCTCGGCCCGCCGCATCGGACAGGAAATACAACGGCTCCACGCCGCCCTCTCCCGTCTGCAGGCGGGCAATTACGGGTATTGTGTGAAATGCGAAGAGGAAATCCCCGCCGGGCGCCTGCAGATAGACCCGGCCACGCCGGTGTGCATCGACTGCGCCAGAGCAGCCGAAGGAAAGTAG
- a CDS encoding sirohydrochlorin cobaltochelatase, translating to MPLDSLPAVNKTSPTDESRTALVLLTNGTTDPEGLAVLEEIDGWMRRRFPDKALCWAFNSPRILAVLQNQGLRVRGLPQILDDLRQKGFAAVVVQPLSVATAGEVACIPASLQVQTGGPLLEAPTAVAELIDTLTPGLDAAEPTVVVAHGSGHDAGARERLQRLAAELEARFPRLVVASLRGWPGLAPLQRLRALVQKTGRVRFVPLLLTAGHHLRTDILGDQPQSWRHQLGAREVCCSEPLGRNPTVLEIFARQIEAALQRLSHR from the coding sequence ATGCCTCTCGACAGTCTGCCCGCGGTAAACAAAACCTCACCGACGGATGAAAGCCGTACCGCCCTGGTCCTGCTCACCAACGGTACCACGGACCCGGAAGGCCTGGCCGTGCTGGAGGAGATCGACGGCTGGATGCGGCGACGGTTTCCCGACAAGGCCCTCTGCTGGGCCTTCAACTCGCCCCGTATTCTGGCGGTTCTGCAGAATCAAGGGCTTCGGGTGCGCGGCCTGCCGCAGATCTTGGATGACCTGCGGCAGAAAGGCTTTGCCGCTGTGGTTGTGCAGCCGCTGAGCGTGGCCACAGCAGGGGAGGTCGCTTGTATCCCCGCCAGCCTGCAGGTGCAGACAGGGGGCCCACTGCTGGAGGCGCCGACGGCCGTGGCGGAGTTGATCGATACACTGACGCCCGGCCTCGATGCCGCCGAACCGACGGTCGTGGTTGCCCATGGCAGTGGGCACGATGCCGGGGCGCGTGAGCGCCTGCAGAGGTTGGCGGCAGAACTGGAAGCCCGTTTCCCCCGCCTGGTGGTGGCGAGTCTCAGGGGCTGGCCCGGTCTTGCCCCGCTGCAGCGCCTGCGGGCGCTGGTACAGAAAACCGGCCGCGTCCGCTTTGTTCCTCTGCTGCTGACCGCCGGTCACCATCTCCGTACCGATATTCTGGGCGACCAGCCGCAGAGCTGGCGGCACCAGTTGGGCGCGCGAGAGGTTTGTTGCAGCGAGCCTCTCGGCCGTAACCCGACCGTTCTGGAGATCTTTGCCCGGCAGATCGAAGCCGCGCTCCAGCGCCTGTCTCATCGTTAA
- a CDS encoding long-chain fatty acid--CoA ligase — translation MHEVPYRSVPGMIRENAVRFAGRTAISYKKGGQYISLTYEHFYERVLMAARGLRKAGVSPGDRVAIFSENRAGWAISDIGSQAARAITVPIYATNTPEQAAYVINHAEAKIVFVSNRVQYEKLLKIREQIPGVRLVVSYERFMGDLSFPVYTLYQLSEISHPLTPAEKKSIEDDIEAIGPDDVLSIIYTSGTTGPPKGVVLSHGNMLFDAYYGSKRLGDVQREDVFLSFLPLSHVLERTAGYHAPLMLGAHVAFAESVEKVVENMQEVRPTTMVCVPRLFEKIYARIHENVHQMNPLRRRLFFSAVEMGRRYVELRYVKRQPAGGLALRYRLADRLVFRKIRQKFGGRLRFCISGGAPLDKTINEFMWVIGIPVFEGYGLTETSPALTLSTKDALRFGSVGKALEKTELALAADGELLVRGPQVMRGYYRSEEETAAVFQDGWLKTGDIARIDGEGFVHIIDRKKEIIITSGGKNIAPQPIESELKLDKYISQAMVYGDGRPYLVALLTPYIERLLELAQQENIHYFDVEDLVSNEKVLALFEERIAAVNGRLPSYETIKKFALIPRDFSVDGGELTPTLKLKRKVIYQKYQDKIDRLYLEPGNGFPEREASDNGGNR, via the coding sequence ATGCATGAAGTGCCTTATCGTTCGGTCCCGGGGATGATCCGGGAAAACGCCGTCAGGTTTGCCGGTCGCACGGCCATCAGCTACAAAAAAGGGGGGCAGTATATCTCCCTGACCTACGAGCACTTCTACGAACGGGTGCTCATGGCGGCGAGGGGACTGCGCAAGGCGGGGGTCAGCCCGGGCGACCGGGTGGCCATTTTTTCGGAAAACCGGGCCGGCTGGGCCATTTCGGATATCGGCTCGCAGGCGGCTCGCGCTATCACCGTGCCGATATACGCCACCAACACGCCGGAGCAGGCGGCTTATGTCATCAACCACGCCGAGGCGAAGATCGTCTTCGTCTCCAATCGGGTCCAGTACGAGAAGCTGCTCAAGATTCGCGAGCAGATTCCGGGGGTCCGTCTGGTGGTCTCCTACGAACGGTTCATGGGGGACCTGTCCTTTCCCGTCTATACCCTCTATCAACTCTCTGAAATATCCCACCCGCTGACACCGGCGGAAAAAAAATCCATCGAAGACGATATCGAGGCCATTGGGCCGGACGATGTCCTCTCCATCATCTATACTTCTGGCACGACCGGGCCGCCCAAAGGGGTGGTACTCAGCCACGGCAATATGCTTTTCGACGCTTATTACGGGTCCAAAAGGCTGGGGGACGTGCAGCGCGAAGATGTGTTTCTGAGCTTTCTGCCCCTGAGCCATGTGCTGGAAAGGACGGCGGGCTATCATGCGCCCCTGATGCTGGGCGCCCATGTCGCTTTTGCCGAGAGCGTGGAAAAGGTGGTGGAGAATATGCAGGAGGTGCGGCCGACCACCATGGTCTGCGTACCGCGTCTGTTCGAGAAAATCTACGCGCGCATTCACGAGAACGTCCACCAGATGAATCCGCTGCGGCGGCGCCTTTTTTTTAGCGCCGTGGAGATGGGGCGACGCTATGTGGAGCTGCGTTATGTGAAGAGGCAACCGGCAGGTGGGCTGGCGCTGCGCTACCGCCTGGCCGACCGTCTGGTCTTTCGCAAAATTCGCCAGAAGTTCGGCGGGCGGCTGCGTTTCTGCATCAGCGGGGGGGCGCCTTTGGACAAGACTATCAACGAGTTCATGTGGGTCATCGGTATCCCGGTGTTTGAAGGCTACGGCCTGACCGAGACGAGTCCGGCCCTGACCCTGAGTACGAAGGACGCTTTACGCTTCGGTTCGGTGGGCAAGGCTCTGGAAAAAACCGAGCTGGCTCTGGCCGCGGATGGCGAGTTGCTGGTACGCGGGCCGCAGGTGATGCGGGGCTACTACCGCAGCGAGGAGGAAACGGCAGCGGTCTTTCAGGACGGCTGGTTGAAAACGGGTGATATCGCCCGCATCGACGGCGAAGGTTTCGTTCACATCATCGACCGTAAGAAGGAGATCATCATCACCTCGGGAGGCAAGAACATCGCCCCGCAGCCCATCGAGAGCGAACTGAAGCTGGACAAATACATCTCGCAGGCCATGGTGTACGGCGACGGCCGCCCCTATCTGGTGGCTCTGCTGACGCCCTATATCGAGCGCCTGCTTGAATTGGCCCAGCAGGAGAATATCCACTACTTCGATGTGGAGGACCTGGTTTCCAACGAAAAGGTGCTGGCTCTCTTCGAAGAGCGCATCGCCGCCGTGAACGGGCGACTGCCGAGCTATGAGACCATCAAGAAGTTTGCTCTTATCCCCCGGGACTTCTCCGTGGATGGCGGCGAACTGACGCCGACCCTCAAGCTCAAACGCAAAGTTATCTATCAGAAATATCAGGATAAGATCGATCGATTGTATCTGGAACCCGGCAATGGCTTCCCTGAAAGGGAGGCGTCAGACAATGGAGGAAACAGATGA